The following coding sequences lie in one Alicyclobacillus curvatus genomic window:
- a CDS encoding YifB family Mg chelatase-like AAA ATPase, translated as MVGVSYGVVLEGIVATVVRVEADVSQGLPQFSIVGLPDSAVSESRLRIRAAIRNSGLAFPNSRITINLSPASLKKRGAGLDLAIAIAILNATGTIPTTKLLDCGFSAELGLSGQLVPVHGIMNLALALHRSGLNQFFIASEQLHHCLPIPRFRWIALCTLAEVAKWLTSPEPKESIQPTWPDNEEEEDEVTDMGVDIADVEGLESVKRSLMIAACGQHHTLLIGPPGCGKTMLAERFSTILPVLSNQEALEVYALYQACGQGRPLTLRPPVRAPHHSLTMAGLIGGGIPPMPGEATLAHRGVLVLDELLEFGRETLDSLREPLTTKQIRITRGGHTSTFPASFILLGTLNPCLCGQLGSGTCSCLPTEVRRYWSRVSGPFFDRMELVISVEKKLPTDIRMPRVHPNNQRALTSEEMRARVVQGRIALASRIKELRNPQSDVHKSTLSLLQSTEQRLSLSRRAAASALKVARTISVLEGADTVMPDHLAEALAMRISRPWDVSTT; from the coding sequence GTGGTTGGTGTATCTTACGGAGTCGTACTTGAGGGCATTGTCGCTACGGTGGTTCGAGTGGAAGCAGATGTCAGCCAAGGTTTGCCTCAGTTCTCCATCGTCGGGCTCCCAGATTCGGCCGTTAGTGAGTCCCGCCTGCGCATACGCGCTGCCATTCGGAACTCGGGGCTAGCTTTCCCAAATAGCCGCATTACGATTAATCTGTCGCCAGCGAGTTTGAAGAAAAGAGGCGCTGGACTCGACCTGGCCATTGCCATCGCCATCTTGAACGCCACGGGCACTATCCCAACCACCAAACTGTTAGACTGCGGATTCTCCGCGGAACTTGGACTCTCCGGACAGTTGGTTCCGGTACACGGCATTATGAACCTTGCCCTCGCTCTCCACAGAAGCGGTTTGAATCAATTTTTCATTGCCTCGGAGCAGCTTCATCACTGCCTTCCTATACCACGGTTCAGATGGATTGCACTCTGCACTCTTGCCGAAGTTGCCAAGTGGCTAACTTCACCGGAACCGAAAGAGAGTATTCAGCCGACCTGGCCAGACAATGAAGAAGAAGAAGACGAAGTAACCGACATGGGCGTCGACATTGCGGATGTCGAAGGCTTGGAGAGCGTCAAAAGAAGTCTCATGATTGCAGCATGCGGTCAGCATCACACGTTGCTAATCGGCCCTCCAGGTTGCGGCAAGACCATGCTTGCCGAGCGCTTTTCGACCATACTCCCGGTCCTTTCCAACCAAGAGGCGCTTGAAGTATATGCACTCTACCAAGCATGTGGGCAAGGAAGACCACTGACCCTCCGCCCGCCTGTACGGGCCCCTCATCATTCCCTGACAATGGCAGGACTGATTGGCGGCGGAATACCCCCAATGCCCGGTGAAGCCACATTGGCGCATCGAGGCGTGCTCGTGCTGGACGAGTTGCTGGAATTTGGCCGCGAAACGCTCGACAGTCTCCGGGAACCACTGACGACGAAACAAATCCGGATTACGCGCGGCGGGCACACGAGCACGTTCCCCGCGTCCTTTATTCTCCTTGGCACACTCAACCCTTGTCTCTGTGGACAACTGGGTTCCGGAACGTGCTCATGTCTGCCGACGGAAGTTCGCCGCTATTGGTCAAGAGTCTCGGGTCCTTTTTTCGACCGCATGGAACTTGTCATCAGCGTCGAAAAAAAGCTCCCGACCGACATTCGAATGCCACGTGTTCATCCGAACAACCAGCGTGCACTAACCTCAGAGGAGATGCGAGCCAGAGTAGTGCAAGGGCGTATCGCCTTGGCTTCACGCATCAAGGAATTGAGAAACCCGCAGTCAGATGTCCATAAGTCCACCTTGTCGTTGCTCCAGAGTACGGAACAGCGTCTTTCGCTGTCTCGGAGAGCTGCTGCATCGGCCCTAAAGGTAGCAAGGACCATCAGCGTCCTCGAGGGCGCTGACACCGTCATGCCCGACCATTTAGCGGAAGCGCTGGCAATGCGTATCAGTCGGCCGTGGGACGTATCTACCACTTGA
- a CDS encoding YraN family protein — translation MNQRQVTGSLGEEFAASYLRSSLGWEIVVRNWRCRAGELDIVAMDGGCLVVVEVRTRRGVEPGAVAEAVTTRKLRQVYRVIRFFLSQFRQYRNQSIRVDVVALRVRGKDVQELIHVKNALTVDAIGSVKW, via the coding sequence ATGAATCAGCGGCAGGTGACTGGAAGTTTGGGTGAAGAGTTTGCTGCCAGTTACTTACGTTCCTCGTTAGGGTGGGAGATTGTCGTCCGAAATTGGCGGTGCAGGGCGGGAGAGCTCGATATTGTCGCAATGGATGGAGGCTGCCTCGTGGTGGTTGAGGTGCGGACGAGACGAGGTGTTGAACCAGGCGCCGTTGCCGAAGCCGTAACCACTCGAAAACTGCGACAAGTCTATCGGGTGATTCGATTCTTTTTATCTCAGTTTCGGCAGTACAGGAATCAATCCATTCGTGTCGACGTGGTGGCCTTGAGAGTGCGCGGAAAAGACGTCCAAGAACTGATTCATGTGAAGAATGCCTTGACGGTTGACGCGATTGGCTCTGTCAAGTGGTAG
- a CDS encoding EscU/YscU/HrcU family type III secretion system export apparatus switch protein — MKPKRAVALRYIAERDRAPKVVAKGAGAVAEALLRIAEQEGVATVVNQPLVDALMQLELDDVIPTELYQAVAEVLAFVYRTADDGR, encoded by the coding sequence ATGAAGCCAAAACGCGCTGTCGCGTTGCGCTACATTGCTGAACGGGACAGGGCACCGAAAGTGGTCGCCAAAGGAGCCGGGGCAGTGGCTGAGGCGCTGCTTCGCATCGCGGAACAAGAAGGCGTAGCTACGGTTGTCAATCAACCCCTCGTAGACGCCTTAATGCAGCTTGAACTTGATGACGTCATTCCGACAGAGTTGTACCAAGCGGTCGCGGAAGTCTTGGCGTTTGTTTATCGCACTGCCGACGATGGCCGATGA
- a CDS encoding ribonuclease HII encodes MDLWDYEQQLIGPNVTYAGVDEAGRGALAGPVVAAAVIIGGRPEDWVGVSDSKVLSKMQREKLSEHIRSKAVAVGIGMADANEIDELNILHASRLAMARALYELKLSPDIALVDGPYPPLFQGAVIESIPVIDGDAKCLSVAAASIIAKVERDKIMTDLHTQYPDYAFYKNAGYPTSEHLAALDLVGPSVIHRQSYKPVQKARQSRLNLTW; translated from the coding sequence ATGGACCTGTGGGATTATGAACAACAGTTGATTGGCCCGAACGTGACGTACGCTGGTGTCGATGAAGCAGGTCGTGGGGCCTTGGCGGGTCCCGTGGTGGCCGCCGCCGTGATTATCGGCGGAAGGCCAGAAGATTGGGTAGGTGTGTCGGACTCCAAGGTACTCTCGAAGATGCAACGGGAAAAGTTGAGTGAGCACATTCGGTCGAAAGCGGTGGCTGTCGGAATTGGGATGGCTGATGCAAACGAGATCGACGAGTTAAATATCCTGCATGCTTCAAGACTGGCAATGGCTCGCGCGTTATATGAGCTAAAGCTCTCTCCGGATATAGCCCTGGTCGATGGACCTTACCCGCCCCTGTTTCAGGGGGCAGTGATTGAGAGTATTCCTGTGATTGACGGGGACGCGAAATGCTTGTCGGTCGCCGCTGCGTCGATTATCGCCAAGGTGGAACGGGACAAAATCATGACCGACCTACATACGCAGTATCCGGATTACGCGTTTTACAAGAATGCTGGCTATCCAACATCTGAACACCTGGCTGCGCTGGATTTGGTTGGACCATCCGTGATTCATCGACAGTCGTACAAACCCGTGCAAAAAGCGAGGCAGTCGAGGTTGAATCTCACATGGTAG
- the ylqF gene encoding ribosome biogenesis GTPase YlqF, whose translation MVQPIHWFPGHMAKARREITEQLRSVDVVLEIVDVRLPLASANPMLHDLLGKKPRVLVLTREDLADPAVTSRWLEHFRRAGQLAVVVDARTGAGIRNITPALEQAVREKRAKEANRGLKPGTIRTMVVGIPNAGKSSVINRLAGRAATKIGDRPGITKTQQWIRLGAVDLLDTPGVLWPKIEDQKAGYMLAITGAIKPEILDMQVLAAYLISWLSQHYTSALSERYGVDVQPFLWEDVESGWGKAEPVLEAIAAKRGFRRSGGVLDVERAAELMIRETQTGKLGRLSFEMPPVLPT comes from the coding sequence TTGGTGCAGCCGATTCACTGGTTCCCAGGGCACATGGCTAAAGCTAGACGAGAAATAACAGAGCAGTTGCGGTCTGTTGATGTTGTTCTTGAAATTGTGGATGTGCGCTTGCCCTTGGCAAGTGCAAATCCCATGCTGCACGACTTACTCGGGAAGAAGCCACGCGTATTGGTGCTTACTAGGGAAGACCTAGCTGACCCTGCGGTGACTTCAAGGTGGCTCGAGCATTTCAGACGCGCGGGTCAGCTTGCTGTGGTTGTCGATGCACGCACAGGTGCAGGCATTCGCAATATCACTCCGGCACTTGAGCAAGCGGTGAGAGAAAAACGCGCGAAAGAAGCAAACCGCGGACTCAAGCCAGGTACCATTCGGACAATGGTGGTTGGTATCCCCAATGCTGGGAAATCTTCTGTTATCAATCGCTTGGCAGGACGCGCCGCAACGAAGATTGGGGACCGACCAGGAATCACAAAGACGCAGCAGTGGATCCGTCTCGGAGCAGTGGATTTGCTTGACACACCAGGTGTCTTGTGGCCAAAGATAGAGGACCAGAAAGCAGGTTATATGCTGGCCATCACTGGAGCGATTAAGCCGGAAATCCTCGACATGCAGGTACTTGCGGCGTACCTCATCTCGTGGCTCTCCCAGCACTACACCTCGGCCCTGTCAGAACGCTATGGTGTTGATGTCCAGCCGTTTCTGTGGGAAGACGTTGAAAGCGGCTGGGGGAAGGCAGAACCTGTACTAGAGGCGATTGCGGCGAAACGCGGTTTCAGACGAAGCGGCGGCGTTCTGGATGTGGAACGCGCCGCTGAACTGATGATTCGGGAGACGCAGACCGGTAAGTTGGGGCGCCTAAGTTTCGAGATGCCGCCTGTCTTGCCGACTTGA
- the rplS gene encoding 50S ribosomal protein L19 has product MNNLVRAVTEEQLRQDLPTFRPGDTVRVHVKVREGQRERIQVFEGIVIGRRGSGISETYTVRKISYGVGVERTFPVHSPKVDKIERMRRGKVRRAKLYYLRGLSGKAARIKEIR; this is encoded by the coding sequence ATGAATAATCTAGTTCGCGCTGTGACGGAAGAGCAACTCCGTCAAGATCTACCGACTTTCCGTCCTGGAGATACGGTTCGCGTTCACGTTAAAGTCCGTGAAGGTCAACGTGAACGTATTCAGGTCTTTGAAGGCATTGTCATTGGCCGTCGAGGCAGTGGCATCAGTGAGACGTACACCGTTCGCAAAATCTCATATGGTGTAGGTGTCGAGCGTACATTCCCTGTCCATTCGCCAAAGGTTGATAAAATTGAGCGGATGCGGAGAGGCAAGGTCAGACGTGCAAAGTTGTACTATTTGCGAGGACTGTCCGGTAAAGCCGCTCGTATCAAGGAAATTCGATAG
- a CDS encoding HlyD family secretion protein: MNIRRMVLLNVIGVIILLGVVYGGWNWYYQSTNFVSTDNAFVQGTEYPINAELTGKVTQWNVQRGATVTAGEVLGQQDTSIEVSQLGAAAKAQSVMNSVKSAAQITSPIDGTILNPNASVGQMAVPGTPLGYVVNLNQLYILANIKETDIRNVDVGDTVDISIDAFPNQTFKGTVQSIGLTTNSMFSLLPPSDQTSGTYTKVTQTIPVQISLSGYSGVQLAPGMSASVHIHRKVY, encoded by the coding sequence ATGAACATCCGCCGAATGGTACTGTTGAACGTCATAGGGGTGATTATTCTTCTGGGTGTCGTTTATGGTGGATGGAACTGGTATTACCAGAGTACAAACTTCGTATCCACGGACAACGCCTTTGTGCAAGGCACCGAGTATCCAATCAACGCCGAACTGACGGGTAAGGTTACACAGTGGAACGTGCAGCGTGGGGCCACGGTGACAGCAGGTGAAGTGCTCGGTCAACAAGACACAAGTATTGAGGTCTCGCAACTCGGAGCAGCTGCAAAGGCTCAGAGCGTCATGAACTCAGTAAAGTCGGCTGCACAAATCACAAGTCCCATCGATGGCACCATCCTTAACCCGAACGCTTCGGTTGGGCAGATGGCAGTGCCTGGAACACCCCTTGGCTACGTCGTGAACCTCAACCAGTTGTACATCCTTGCCAACATCAAGGAAACGGACATTCGAAATGTCGACGTCGGAGATACCGTTGATATCTCCATTGATGCATTTCCAAACCAGACATTTAAAGGCACCGTCCAGTCCATTGGCCTAACTACCAACTCGATGTTTTCTCTGTTACCACCAAGCGACCAAACAAGTGGCACCTATACCAAGGTGACTCAGACCATACCAGTCCAGATTTCGCTGTCTGGATACAGCGGTGTGCAATTGGCGCCGGGTATGAGTGCAAGCGTCCACATTCATCGCAAGGTCTATTGA
- a CDS encoding M23 family metallopeptidase encodes MQEKSLPIYKEAAARHDLSWALLAAIDRYAELTEPKANAKTNPWYGFAFQPAAWAGLDNPNTDDVNPATIRLFHGLGRDGNGDGLALQWDPADRIVVLAEWIDSVSGEDNAETAIWDLFQDPVAMDRVFAFEKLFEAYGIDPKGHCFPVAKRYNYTVKHSFGAGRSYGGRRMHEGVDIFAGYGTPVLASSYGYVELIGWNRFGGWRIGVRDANNVYYYYAHLSSFAKGVHQGDLVEPGEVIGYVGSSGYGPPGTSGKFPPHLHFGMYRDTGSSEWAYSPSSQLAQWEKLPQKIKYPKRQNS; translated from the coding sequence ATGCAAGAGAAATCATTGCCCATCTACAAAGAGGCGGCCGCACGGCACGACCTTTCCTGGGCGCTGTTGGCTGCTATTGATAGATACGCGGAACTGACGGAGCCCAAAGCCAATGCCAAAACGAATCCGTGGTACGGATTTGCATTCCAACCGGCGGCCTGGGCAGGGCTTGATAACCCGAACACCGACGACGTGAATCCGGCGACCATTCGTCTCTTTCACGGTCTTGGGCGGGACGGGAACGGAGATGGGCTAGCTTTGCAATGGGACCCAGCAGACAGGATTGTTGTGCTTGCAGAATGGATCGACAGTGTCTCCGGTGAAGACAACGCAGAGACAGCTATTTGGGACCTTTTCCAAGACCCTGTAGCCATGGACAGAGTGTTCGCGTTCGAAAAATTGTTCGAGGCATATGGAATCGATCCGAAAGGGCACTGTTTTCCGGTGGCCAAACGATACAACTACACCGTGAAGCACTCATTTGGGGCGGGGCGTTCCTATGGCGGGAGGCGCATGCACGAAGGGGTGGACATCTTCGCCGGATATGGAACCCCTGTGCTGGCCTCTAGCTACGGGTATGTGGAGCTGATTGGCTGGAATCGATTTGGCGGTTGGCGCATTGGGGTCCGAGATGCCAATAACGTGTATTACTACTATGCGCACCTGTCCAGTTTTGCAAAGGGCGTCCATCAGGGTGACCTTGTCGAACCCGGGGAAGTGATTGGTTACGTCGGAAGCAGCGGATATGGCCCGCCGGGAACGAGCGGAAAATTCCCGCCACATCTCCATTTTGGGATGTATCGAGACACCGGATCGAGCGAATGGGCCTACAGCCCATCTAGTCAATTAGCCCAGTGGGAGAAGCTCCCTCAGAAGATTAAGTATCCGAAACGGCAGAACTCTTAA
- a CDS encoding acyl-CoA thioesterase has product MSRTHTKKSVIRSSENNSSKGGLSVLQQINEMEIVVRSTEIDVNGHVNNAKYLEYLEWGREDWYEQFGLDYDTLKRMDVVTVVAHISADYRAEAIQNDRLRIKTWLDSVRNTSLTMKQTITNHKGILVLEASVVIVTVSATTHAKIRVPDVLRQLQS; this is encoded by the coding sequence ATGTCACGTACACATACGAAAAAGAGTGTGATACGCTCATCAGAGAACAACAGTTCCAAAGGAGGCTTGTCAGTGCTGCAACAAATCAACGAGATGGAAATCGTGGTACGGTCTACCGAAATTGACGTCAACGGCCACGTGAACAATGCTAAATACCTAGAATACCTTGAGTGGGGACGTGAAGATTGGTACGAGCAGTTTGGGCTCGATTACGATACATTGAAACGCATGGATGTGGTTACTGTGGTTGCACACATCAGCGCGGACTACCGTGCAGAAGCAATCCAAAACGACCGTCTCCGGATCAAGACATGGCTTGACAGTGTGAGGAACACCAGTTTGACGATGAAACAGACGATTACGAACCACAAGGGCATCCTTGTCCTTGAAGCGAGCGTTGTTATCGTGACGGTCAGTGCAACAACGCACGCAAAAATCAGGGTTCCGGACGTACTGCGACAACTGCAAAGTTAA
- a CDS encoding RluA family pseudouridine synthase produces MVNHTVGPMEAGKKVHRLVRQLLPGVPLSGIHKMLRVGRVRLNGKKAKPDTLVAEGDVIELRMAEEDFAAVSKPIRKYQGVPRELDVIYEDETLLAVNKPVGLLTHGAGEEQRDTLTNRVLAYLHDKEALDASAFVPAPANRLDRNTSGIILFGKTGAMARELADGFKTHTIRKWYLAVVKGAVTSGGKVTASLARDTRRNITRVDEELGKSAFTLYHPLASARNTSILRLELISGRTHQIRIHMKHIGHPLLSDRKYQATSQRSNAIGPGGSGRRIATDSGTRRTHAAAPSFRHAEASQVESDPTYLLHAAWVRLPSGQLLHAPVPESFRSELGHLGYTDDVIRKVELADPEKDAN; encoded by the coding sequence ATGGTTAACCATACAGTCGGCCCAATGGAGGCCGGTAAAAAGGTTCACAGGTTGGTTCGGCAATTGCTGCCGGGTGTCCCGCTCTCAGGCATTCACAAAATGCTGCGTGTAGGACGGGTACGGCTCAACGGGAAAAAGGCGAAACCAGATACCCTTGTCGCCGAAGGCGATGTCATCGAATTAAGGATGGCCGAAGAGGATTTTGCTGCGGTAAGTAAGCCAATCCGTAAGTACCAAGGGGTACCGCGTGAGTTAGACGTCATCTACGAAGACGAAACACTGCTTGCGGTAAACAAGCCGGTTGGGCTGCTTACGCACGGGGCGGGCGAGGAACAAAGGGACACTTTGACAAACAGGGTTCTTGCCTATTTGCATGATAAGGAAGCTTTGGATGCCTCGGCGTTTGTGCCGGCTCCTGCCAATCGGCTTGACAGAAATACCAGCGGCATCATCCTATTCGGAAAAACTGGAGCCATGGCACGGGAACTTGCCGACGGGTTCAAGACACACACGATTCGAAAGTGGTACTTAGCTGTTGTAAAGGGGGCTGTGACGTCAGGGGGGAAGGTGACCGCATCACTGGCACGCGATACACGCCGAAACATTACACGTGTGGACGAGGAGTTGGGAAAATCAGCGTTTACGCTCTACCACCCACTCGCAAGCGCCCGTAACACCTCCATTCTCCGTCTCGAACTAATCAGCGGACGGACGCATCAAATCAGGATTCACATGAAACACATTGGACATCCTTTGCTCAGTGATAGAAAATACCAGGCGACCAGTCAACGGTCCAACGCCATAGGGCCCGGAGGTTCAGGTCGGCGAATTGCCACAGACTCTGGGACGCGTCGCACTCATGCCGCGGCTCCAAGTTTCAGGCACGCAGAGGCTTCTCAAGTCGAGTCCGATCCGACATATCTCTTGCACGCAGCGTGGGTACGCCTGCCGTCGGGTCAACTTTTGCATGCGCCAGTGCCAGAGTCTTTTCGCAGTGAACTCGGTCATCTCGGATATACAGACGATGTCATTCGTAAGGTAGAGCTTGCCGATCCGGAGAAGGACGCGAATTAA